From a region of the Microcoleus sp. bin38.metabat.b11b12b14.051 genome:
- a CDS encoding MvdC/MvdD family ATP grasp protein encodes MILIFTNKQDTHTDEVIRKLHKKDIEVFRLNSEDLLRKYQVNLYIDENGLWNGEITDELGRILNLAKLKVAWLRKPDFDFFGKSAESTEQQFIASETKAFVNILYSIPTIKWINDPFVANKAKVKFQQLLLANKYGVKIPKTLITTRAETAKEFFIECGEQVLVKTIYTGNVTINGMNQGIPSRKIGKDDFYKFYKNISLSPTQLQEYIEKAFELRITIIGKKVFAVKIDSQAHEETKIDWRLHTQINPHSIFELPAKIERFCIEFLEEQKLLYGAMDFIVTPNNEYVFLENNPFGQYLWLEIETKIPLTEEICNLLISYLDA; translated from the coding sequence ATGATATTAATTTTTACGAACAAGCAGGATACACACACTGATGAAGTTATCAGAAAACTACATAAAAAAGATATTGAAGTTTTTAGGTTAAATTCAGAAGATTTGCTTCGGAAATATCAAGTAAATCTTTACATTGATGAAAATGGTTTATGGAATGGAGAGATTACTGACGAACTTGGTAGAATATTAAATTTAGCCAAACTAAAAGTAGCATGGTTGAGAAAACCTGACTTTGATTTTTTTGGTAAAAGTGCTGAATCTACAGAGCAACAGTTTATAGCTTCAGAAACAAAGGCTTTTGTCAATATACTATACTCTATACCCACCATAAAATGGATAAATGATCCATTTGTAGCAAATAAAGCTAAAGTAAAATTTCAACAACTTTTACTTGCTAATAAATACGGTGTAAAAATCCCAAAAACACTTATAACAACACGGGCGGAAACAGCCAAAGAGTTTTTTATAGAGTGCGGAGAACAGGTCTTAGTTAAAACCATTTATACTGGAAATGTAACAATCAACGGTATGAATCAAGGAATACCGTCAAGAAAGATTGGCAAAGATGATTTTTATAAATTCTATAAAAACATTTCTTTATCACCTACTCAATTGCAAGAATATATCGAAAAAGCTTTTGAATTAAGGATTACAATTATTGGTAAAAAGGTATTTGCCGTTAAAATTGATTCACAAGCCCATGAAGAGACCAAAATTGATTGGCGACTCCATACTCAAATTAATCCACATTCTATCTTTGAACTACCGGCAAAAATAGAAAGATTCTGCATCGAATTTTTGGAGGAGCAAAAACTATTATACGGGGCGATGGATTTTATTGTAACTCCCAACAATGAATATGTGTTTTTAGAAAATAATCC
- a CDS encoding NB-ARC domain-containing protein, whose amino-acid sequence MDIQELSKSTDDQVFAKTGQHLDSLQKSILESVLQHQNFQKIAVNNGYSYDHVKKEGAKLWKLLSEVFQEDIKQGNVRSILENKAGSTIYNFVNSPQINSNTISNSHVNICRENPQSLEDREKRSPSSQVQNQLPIIDLTTAPELNYNYGRNSEIYTLKEWILEDKTRLITIYGLSGIGKTALTLKLISEINTQFDYIIYRSLEHLPKLINLKDELKKFFSQSQSTPLPEVIDYFRSSRCLVILDDVQNIFKTGNLAGQYLTDYKDYCKFFQQIATLSHQSCLILISWEKPGEIETLETENKYTRTLQLQGLGEEAKDILRQKKLQDEEKWDELITLYQSHPAWLNIISSTLVEFFDGKIFLFMTDKNEVFLGDIETYLESHLERLSELEKNVISWLANQDEPIDISQKPANMEVSQAKFMHIIQSLTRRCLVEKVPRKELARFQLNSIFKAHINSDF is encoded by the coding sequence ATGGACATTCAAGAATTGTCAAAATCGACCGATGACCAGGTATTCGCTAAAACAGGACAACATCTTGATTCTTTACAAAAATCTATATTAGAAAGTGTTTTACAACATCAAAATTTTCAAAAAATTGCGGTAAATAATGGGTATAGTTATGATCATGTTAAAAAAGAGGGTGCAAAATTATGGAAACTTCTCTCTGAGGTTTTTCAAGAAGATATTAAACAAGGGAATGTGCGTTCTATTTTAGAAAATAAAGCTGGTTCTACTATCTACAATTTTGTCAACTCTCCACAGATCAATAGTAATACTATTAGTAATAGTCATGTTAATATTTGTAGAGAAAATCCTCAATCTTTAGAAGATAGAGAAAAGCGATCGCCCTCTTCCCAAGTCCAAAATCAACTCCCAATCATTGATCTAACAACAGCACCAGAATTAAACTATAATTACGGGCGTAATTCAGAAATTTATACTCTTAAAGAATGGATTTTAGAAGATAAGACTAGATTAATTACAATTTATGGATTGAGTGGTATCGGAAAAACAGCTTTAACCCTGAAATTAATCTCAGAAATTAACACACAATTCGATTATATTATTTATCGCAGTCTTGAGCATTTGCCTAAACTGATCAACCTTAAAGATGAACTTAAAAAGTTTTTTTCTCAATCCCAATCAACTCCATTACCTGAAGTAATAGATTATTTTCGCTCATCTCGTTGTTTAGTAATCCTTGATGATGTGCAGAATATTTTTAAAACTGGTAACTTAGCCGGTCAGTATTTAACAGACTATAAAGATTATTGTAAATTTTTTCAGCAAATTGCTACCTTATCTCATCAAAGTTGTTTAATTTTAATTAGTTGGGAAAAACCTGGAGAAATAGAAACTTTAGAAACTGAAAATAAATATACACGAACATTACAGCTTCAAGGTTTAGGAGAAGAGGCTAAAGACATCTTGAGACAAAAAAAATTACAAGACGAGGAAAAATGGGACGAATTAATAACACTCTATCAAAGTCATCCGGCTTGGTTAAATATTATTTCTTCAACACTTGTAGAGTTCTTTGACGGGAAGATTTTCCTTTTCATGACAGATAAAAATGAGGTTTTTTTAGGTGACATAGAAACATATTTAGAATCGCACTTAGAGCGGTTATCAGAATTAGAAAAAAATGTGATAAGCTGGTTAGCCAATCAAGATGAACCGATAGATATTTCCCAAAAACCTGCTAATATGGAAGTATCTCAAGCTAAATTTATGCACATTATACAATCTTTAACCAGACGTTGTTTGGTAGAAAAAGTTCCCAGAAAAGAGCTAGCAAGATTTCAGCTAAATTCGATTTTTAAAGCACATATTAATAGTGATTTTTAG
- a CDS encoding type II toxin-antitoxin system HicB family antitoxin — protein sequence MVLEYYLSLKYAISFYPDPEGGYTVLIKDLPGCMSVGETLSEAMENIEEARELWIETAFECDHEIPLPAAEVEYSGSLSLQIPKSLHRNLADNAEREGVSIEQHILAVLSKAA from the coding sequence ATGGTATTAGAATATTACTTGAGCCTGAAATATGCTATAAGTTTTTACCCAGATCCAGAAGGAGGCTATACAGTCCTCATCAAAGACCTTCCAGGTTGTATGTCTGTGGGGGAAACTTTATCAGAAGCAATGGAAAATATTGAGGAAGCTAGGGAATTGTGGATAGAGACTGCTTTTGAGTGCGACCATGAGATTCCTTTACCTGCTGCGGAGGTTGAGTATAGCGGAAGTTTATCGTTGCAAATTCCTAAATCGCTGCACAGGAATTTAGCAGATAATGCTGAGAGGGAAGGAGTGAGTATTGAACAACATATTTTAGCTGTGTTGAGCAAGGCTGCCTAA